ATCAGACCGATGCGGTCGCGGTGGCCTCGGCCCGCTTCGCACGGCCGGCCTTCGACCACGGCGACGGGTCCACCACCGCCTCGGCCGCGGGCGACGGGAACGGGTCCGTCTCCACGTGGCTGATGGCCACCCGGTCGCTCGCGATCTTGGTCTGGATGTACGACGCACCGACGCCGAACTGGGCGGCGAACTGGCCGGTGGTCATCTTGTCGTCGATGAGCACGACCTCCAGGCCTTCCTTCAGCTGGTCCTCGGGGATGTCCGAGAGGTTGATCTCCGACATGTCCATCGAGAACTTGCCGGCGAAGGTGCACGGATGCAGCTTGCCGTCCGGTGTGCGCAGCCGGACCGTGGGCAGCTTGCCGTTCGACTCGTGGTTCCACTTGTCGCCCGGCGGCAGCATGTCGCGGTAGCCGACCGGGATCGTGCCGAGGATCTCGCCGCCGGGGCGCGTCGTGGTGTACGTGCCGTCGTAGCCCACCTTCTTGCCGGGCGGGTACTTCACGAACGGCCCGAGCTTCGACGTCACCGTGAGGGTCGGTTCGAGCGGGTTGGTGTCGTTCTCGAACGGAGCCTGCGCGTGGAAGGTGGCGCCCATGCGCACCATGTTCTTGTGGAGTTCCTTGCCCAGGAACACCGTGGACGATGCACCCAGCGACTCCTGGATGTCCGGATAGAACTTCTTCAGCTGCGCGCCGATCCGGTCGAAGTTCCCGAGCTGCTCGATCGTCTTGGCGCCGGGCTGGCGTTCCTTCGTGGCCGGGTCTTCGGTCCGCGGGTCGGCATCGCCGGCTTCGGCCAGGTGCGACATCATCAGCTGCGGGGCGATGTGGGTCAGCTCCTTGTTCCCGATCGCCTTCATCAGCTTGTCGACGTCATCGCCGCCGATGCCGGTGCGGCTCATGCCGGTGTCGAACTGGAGGATGCAGTCGAGGCCACCGGGTGGCAGCTTGCCCTCGGCCTTCAGGCCCGCGGCGATCTCGTTCCACTTGCGCACCTGCGCCAGACTGTTGAGCACCGGCGTGATGTCGTGGTCGAGCAGCCACTTGGGGTTGGCGTCCATGTCGAGTCCGCCCAGCACGTTGATGCTGACCTCGTCCGCCAGGTCCGGTCGGTCCTTCTTCAGCGCGGCGCGCAGCTTCACGGCTTCGCTGAGTTCGGCCACGAACATGTCGCGCACCCCCTCGGAGGCCAGCACCTTCGCGAGTGCGGCGGGGTTCTTGCCGTTCACGCCGTAGCCGTCGGCCTTGAGCACGGCGCCGCCACGTGCCGGCACCTGGCTCACACCGTCGCTGCCGACGAGCGCCAGGCCGCGGCGGATGTTGCGGCGCACCGCGCTCATGTTCACCACCGCGCGCGTGCGGGCCGTTTCCTGCACCATGGCGTCGACGTCGAGCGCGACGGGCTTCGCGTGGACCGGCGACGTCGGCGCGGTCTGGGTCTTCTTCACGGCGAACAGGCTGTTGAGGCCGCCGATCGCGCTGGTGGAGCGCACGGGCGAGCCGCCGATGCTCGATGGGCGGGATGCCGTCGACAGGCCGTCCATGCCCAGGGGGCGGGGCGAGGCGGCGGTGGCCTTGTGCTTGTCCTTGCCGAGCGTCGGCGGTCCTTCGAGGTTCGTGGTGTCGATGGCGGGCAGGCGCGACGAGGACGCGTGGGGCGTGGTGGGCGAGTTGAGCTTGGACATGGGTTCTCCTGGAATGCGGTCAGCAGTGGGTTGAGGCCGGCGGGCGGTCAGGCGGCGCGCCGGGTCGAGCCGTCGTCGGGTTCGATG
This genomic stretch from Piscinibacter gummiphilus harbors:
- a CDS encoding alanine racemase, whose amino-acid sequence is MSKLNSPTTPHASSSRLPAIDTTNLEGPPTLGKDKHKATAASPRPLGMDGLSTASRPSSIGGSPVRSTSAIGGLNSLFAVKKTQTAPTSPVHAKPVALDVDAMVQETARTRAVVNMSAVRRNIRRGLALVGSDGVSQVPARGGAVLKADGYGVNGKNPAALAKVLASEGVRDMFVAELSEAVKLRAALKKDRPDLADEVSINVLGGLDMDANPKWLLDHDITPVLNSLAQVRKWNEIAAGLKAEGKLPPGGLDCILQFDTGMSRTGIGGDDVDKLMKAIGNKELTHIAPQLMMSHLAEAGDADPRTEDPATKERQPGAKTIEQLGNFDRIGAQLKKFYPDIQESLGASSTVFLGKELHKNMVRMGATFHAQAPFENDTNPLEPTLTVTSKLGPFVKYPPGKKVGYDGTYTTTRPGGEILGTIPVGYRDMLPPGDKWNHESNGKLPTVRLRTPDGKLHPCTFAGKFSMDMSEINLSDIPEDQLKEGLEVVLIDDKMTTGQFAAQFGVGASYIQTKIASDRVAISHVETDPFPSPAAEAVVDPSPWSKAGRAKRAEATATASV